One genomic region from Planctomycetia bacterium encodes:
- a CDS encoding integrase, producing the protein MGTVFKPFVTRPLPEGAELVTRAGKRVAVWTDASGKRRQAPVTAGDTPRIRARAGTYSAQFADGAGVVRRVATGCKSLDAARAVLADLERRAEHVKAGIVTQAEAHVAEHADTPVVEHVDTYLAELAHKRGKGARRTVNAEHLANVRRSLRQAVDECGFRRLRDLNRAAVDRWVSRLLALPDAPVVDAAGNVTTPGRPAARTVNVRLCSLTAWGNWLVESGRLTANPFARLHKLDEADDVRRLRRALTADELRRLLTVARLRPLAEFGRPTVRIVDEARPAKSRATWKRAELTFDTIVDAAERGRARLRADEVERREQSGRERALLYAVLVSTGLRKGELAALTVADVLLDAPQPFVVLPAADAKNGQRATLPLRADVADELRAWVGDKAEAVCRQRVGVAGVTLPRADVPLFDVPTGLVRILDRDLAAAGIPKRDDRGRTVDVHALRHTFATHLVAAGVAPRVAQAALRHSSLELTMQHYTDPRLLDVAGALAALPALPTAAAPPEAARATGTDDAGAVALTVALNTGPTRQTESLAVQSPRGQRAAEVTRSPGETRDSRQKPNSGDRTRTGDTRLMKPVL; encoded by the coding sequence ATGGGCACCGTGTTCAAGCCGTTCGTCACCCGGCCGCTGCCCGAGGGGGCCGAACTCGTCACCCGGGCCGGCAAGCGTGTCGCCGTGTGGACTGACGCCAGCGGCAAGCGGCGGCAAGCCCCGGTGACGGCCGGCGACACGCCCCGTATTCGAGCGAGGGCCGGCACCTACTCGGCACAGTTCGCCGACGGGGCCGGCGTCGTGCGGCGGGTGGCAACGGGGTGCAAGTCGCTCGACGCTGCCCGGGCCGTGCTTGCCGACCTTGAACGCCGTGCCGAGCACGTCAAAGCCGGCATCGTCACCCAAGCCGAAGCCCACGTCGCCGAGCACGCCGACACGCCCGTCGTCGAGCACGTCGACACCTACCTTGCCGAACTGGCCCACAAGCGGGGCAAGGGTGCACGCCGCACCGTCAACGCCGAACACTTGGCAAACGTGCGGCGCTCACTGCGGCAAGCCGTCGACGAGTGCGGGTTTCGGCGGCTGCGCGACTTGAACCGGGCGGCTGTCGACCGGTGGGTGTCGCGGCTGCTCGCCCTGCCCGACGCCCCCGTCGTCGACGCCGCCGGCAACGTGACGACGCCCGGCCGGCCCGCTGCCCGCACCGTCAACGTCCGGCTTTGCTCGCTGACGGCGTGGGGCAATTGGCTCGTCGAGTCGGGGCGGCTGACGGCAAACCCGTTCGCCCGGCTCCACAAGCTCGACGAAGCCGACGACGTGCGGCGGCTGCGGCGGGCACTGACGGCCGACGAACTGCGGCGGCTGCTCACTGTGGCCCGGCTGCGGCCCCTTGCCGAGTTTGGCCGGCCCACGGTGCGAATTGTCGACGAAGCCCGGCCGGCGAAGTCTCGGGCGACGTGGAAGCGTGCCGAACTGACGTTCGACACGATTGTCGACGCCGCCGAGCGGGGCCGTGCCCGGCTGCGGGCCGACGAAGTCGAGCGGCGCGAACAGTCGGGCCGGGAACGGGCGTTGCTCTACGCCGTGCTTGTCTCGACGGGGCTGCGGAAGGGCGAACTTGCGGCCCTCACCGTCGCCGACGTGCTGCTCGACGCCCCGCAGCCGTTCGTCGTGCTGCCCGCCGCCGACGCCAAGAATGGCCAGCGGGCAACGCTGCCGCTGCGGGCTGACGTGGCCGACGAACTGCGGGCGTGGGTGGGCGACAAAGCCGAAGCCGTGTGCCGGCAGCGTGTCGGCGTTGCTGGCGTCACGCTGCCCCGGGCCGACGTGCCGCTATTCGACGTGCCGACGGGCTTGGTGCGGATTCTCGACCGCGACCTTGCCGCCGCCGGCATCCCCAAGCGTGACGACCGGGGCCGCACCGTCGACGTGCACGCCCTGCGGCACACGTTCGCCACCCACCTTGTCGCGGCCGGCGTCGCCCCGCGGGTGGCCCAAGCGGCCCTACGGCACTCGTCGCTCGAACTCACGATGCAGCACTACACCGACCCGCGGCTGCTCGACGTGGCCGGGGCACTTGCCGCCCTGCCGGCCCTGCCGACGGCTGCGGCGCCGCCGGAAGCGGCACGGGCGACGGGCACCGACGACGCCGGCGCCGTTGCACTAACCGTTGCACTAAACACCGGCCCCACCCGGCAAACCGAGTCACTTGCAGTCCAAAGCCCCCGAGGGCAACGCGCCGCCGAAGTGACACGAAGCCCCGGGGAAACTCGGGATTCACGACAAAAGCCGAATAGCGGCGACCGGACTCGAACCGGTGACACCCGGCTTATGAAGCCGGTGCTCTAA
- the dnaB gene encoding replicative DNA helicase gives MTRRATTTAKFVTGEAVFAGWREDVLTGNGPVVFPHTLPVPEISPGHVTLLGGAPTAGKTALVMQCVVEALRHTDTLRALVCNVEMSPTALLDRQLARLSGVEGEVIRHRRFTAEHADRLDAGLATVESFVDRLAFLESPFDLANVAHAADAHGADVIVLDYLQRIMPPGDVADPRLRANAVMDMLRQFAGQGCAVLALSAVGRSRDNAGRSTYSGAAMSLASYRDSGELEYGADDAFLLAPVDDTDPNVVRLSHLKCRHGAQHSVDLNFDRARQSFTLLDTPGPDAPLPPPARAKRGRKPKHATPNPDFSPEHLAELWKATPAAPADAVADAGGDE, from the coding sequence ATGACCCGACGGGCGACCACAACGGCGAAGTTCGTCACCGGTGAAGCCGTGTTCGCCGGCTGGCGTGAAGACGTGCTCACTGGCAATGGGCCGGTCGTGTTCCCCCATACGCTGCCGGTGCCCGAGATAAGCCCCGGGCACGTCACGCTACTCGGCGGGGCACCGACCGCCGGAAAAACGGCACTCGTCATGCAATGCGTTGTGGAAGCGCTGCGGCACACCGACACGCTGCGGGCACTCGTCTGCAATGTCGAAATGTCCCCGACGGCGCTGCTCGACCGGCAACTTGCCCGGCTGTCTGGCGTTGAAGGCGAAGTGATTCGGCACCGACGCTTCACTGCCGAGCACGCCGACCGGCTCGACGCCGGGCTTGCGACCGTCGAATCGTTCGTCGACCGGCTGGCGTTTCTCGAATCACCGTTCGACTTGGCGAACGTGGCACACGCGGCCGACGCCCACGGTGCCGACGTTATCGTGCTCGACTACCTGCAAAGAATCATGCCCCCTGGCGACGTGGCCGACCCCCGGCTGCGGGCGAACGCCGTCATGGACATGCTGCGGCAGTTCGCCGGTCAAGGTTGTGCCGTGCTCGCTCTTTCGGCCGTGGGCCGCAGCCGCGACAACGCCGGCCGCTCGACGTACTCGGGGGCCGCTATGTCGCTGGCGTCTTACCGTGACTCGGGCGAACTCGAATACGGGGCCGACGACGCTTTTCTGCTCGCCCCCGTCGACGATACCGACCCGAACGTCGTGCGGCTGTCGCACTTGAAGTGCCGGCACGGTGCACAGCATAGCGTCGACTTGAACTTCGACCGGGCGCGGCAATCGTTCACGCTGCTCGACACGCCCGGCCCCGACGCGCCGCTCCCGCCGCCGGCCCGGGCCAAGCGGGGCCGTAAGCCGAAGCATGCGACACCGAATCCCGACTTCTCCCCCGAGCACCTTGCCGAACTCTGGAAAGCGACGCCAGCGGCCCCGGCCGACGCCGTTGCCGACGCCGGGGGTGACGAGTGA
- a CDS encoding restriction endonuclease subunit M, whose product MNTLYYGDNLDILREHLDDESVDLVYLDPPFNSKRDYNLLFKSPKGQQSEAQITAFEDSWHWGEQAEREFDELLHQPNTDVAQMMKALRAFLGENDMMAYLTMMANRLLELHRVLKPTGSLYLHCDPTASHYLKIVLDGVFGTRGGGGFRNEVIWKRANAHNDPKMFGRISDTILYYVKTPAAKWFTQHTPYREEYYDSHFKQDATRRYFRTVPLDAPRHGAGSPGLLYEWKGKLPSASRTWAVRKKTMEEYESQGLIRYTRTGTPTLIQYADEMPGVPLQNIWTDIPPVNPQAAERLGYPTQKPLALLERIIAASSNEGDVVLDPFCGCGTATHASEKLKRQWIGIDITHLAISLIEKRLKDAFGDSCKFKVEGTPKDLASAADLAARDKYQFQWWAVSLVEAQPFQGKKKGADGGIDGLKYFYDVRDTDARSIVVSVKGGNLKADDVRALNHVREREKADIAILISLQEPSRGMKADAAAAGFFAAESGKKYARIQLLTIEGLLSGVQRAEHPDHIKHATFKRAKKETGPKKTEKTLFEADE is encoded by the coding sequence ATGAACACTCTCTACTACGGCGACAACCTGGACATCCTCCGTGAGCACCTCGATGATGAATCGGTGGACCTGGTCTATCTCGACCCGCCGTTCAACTCCAAGCGGGACTACAACCTTCTCTTCAAGTCGCCGAAGGGCCAACAAAGCGAAGCACAGATAACCGCCTTCGAGGACTCATGGCATTGGGGCGAGCAAGCCGAACGCGAGTTTGACGAACTACTTCATCAGCCGAATACCGACGTCGCCCAAATGATGAAAGCCCTTCGGGCTTTCCTTGGCGAGAACGACATGATGGCCTATCTCACGATGATGGCCAATCGGTTGCTGGAACTTCACCGCGTGTTAAAGCCGACCGGGTCGCTCTACCTGCATTGCGACCCAACCGCCAGCCACTACCTAAAAATCGTGCTCGATGGCGTGTTCGGCACAAGGGGAGGGGGGGGATTCAGGAATGAGGTAATTTGGAAAAGAGCAAACGCACATAATGATCCAAAGATGTTTGGCCGGATTTCAGACACCATCCTCTATTACGTCAAGACGCCCGCCGCGAAGTGGTTCACTCAGCACACTCCTTATCGCGAGGAATACTACGACAGCCACTTCAAGCAAGATGCCACACGTCGGTACTTTCGCACTGTGCCACTCGACGCGCCGAGGCACGGTGCCGGAAGTCCCGGACTCTTGTATGAATGGAAAGGAAAACTGCCGTCCGCTTCGCGGACTTGGGCCGTCAGAAAAAAGACGATGGAGGAGTACGAATCCCAAGGGTTGATTCGATATACCCGAACGGGAACCCCCACACTCATTCAATATGCGGATGAAATGCCAGGAGTTCCGCTGCAAAACATCTGGACCGACATTCCTCCTGTCAATCCACAAGCCGCCGAGCGGCTCGGCTATCCCACCCAAAAGCCACTGGCATTGTTGGAGAGGATTATCGCGGCCAGCAGCAACGAAGGCGACGTCGTGCTCGATCCGTTCTGCGGTTGCGGAACCGCAACCCATGCTTCGGAGAAGCTCAAGCGTCAGTGGATCGGTATCGACATCACCCACCTCGCGATATCCCTGATCGAGAAGCGGTTAAAGGATGCGTTCGGCGATAGCTGCAAGTTCAAGGTCGAAGGCACGCCCAAGGATTTGGCGTCGGCCGCCGATCTTGCGGCCCGTGACAAGTATCAGTTCCAGTGGTGGGCGGTATCCCTTGTCGAAGCTCAGCCGTTTCAAGGCAAGAAGAAGGGGGCCGATGGCGGCATCGACGGCCTGAAGTATTTCTACGATGTTCGCGATACCGACGCCCGCTCCATCGTGGTAAGCGTCAAAGGAGGCAATCTCAAGGCCGATGATGTCCGTGCGCTGAATCACGTCCGCGAGCGTGAGAAGGCCGATATCGCCATTCTGATTTCGCTCCAAGAGCCTTCGCGTGGGATGAAAGCCGATGCGGCGGCGGCCGGCTTTTTTGCAGCCGAGTCAGGGAAGAAATATGCCCGCATTCAGCTCCTCACAATCGAGGGTCTGTTGTCTGGTGTGCAACGTGCCGAGCATCCCGACCACATCAAGCACGCGACCTTCAAGAGAGCGAAGAAAGAGACTGGCCCCAAGAAAACGGAGAAGACGTTATTTGAGGCGGATGAGTGA
- a CDS encoding cell division protein Fic — protein sequence MPELTEGPGGPAGYARLVERYALKAMPNWHESFVAVGGVRRESIGPDGSVLEIYIPVYWPGDSDFDHLEFALKNDGTNLALLAEIFKVIDVDGLATFIAEAPFGKYRRRLWYLYEWLTEKRLPLDDMTSGNYIDLLPPEEYFTAPRGRRAPRQRINDNLLGFRSFAPLVRRTPDLETFAAANMGERCAALIADCPADVLARALAYLYTKETKSSFAIEREEPSPDRTERFVELLGRAHRENWCEKAKLVSLQNAIVDPRYRESDYRSVQNYVGESVSFGQERVHHVCPRPEQVSSLMAGLIAADGRLREAAIHPVIHAAAIGYGFVFTHPFDDGNGRIHRFLIHNVLAIRGFTPQEIIVPVSAAMLRDPQAYDASLEAFSRPLLEIVDYSLDAEGQMTVRSDRSEWYRFPDLTRQAEALFRFVEQTIERDLPEELAFLKGYDRTKRLMQEVVDLPARKLDLFIRLCQQNGGTLSAAKRQSQFSLLRDDEIARLEDAVRKGFAPPDGGGPS from the coding sequence ATGCCAGAGTTGACCGAGGGCCCGGGTGGACCCGCCGGGTACGCCCGTCTGGTCGAGCGCTATGCCCTGAAAGCGATGCCGAACTGGCACGAATCGTTCGTTGCCGTTGGCGGTGTGCGGCGGGAATCGATCGGGCCCGACGGGAGCGTCCTGGAGATCTACATCCCGGTCTACTGGCCGGGCGATTCAGACTTCGACCACCTCGAGTTCGCCCTCAAGAACGACGGCACGAATCTCGCGCTGCTGGCGGAGATCTTCAAGGTGATCGACGTCGACGGATTGGCGACGTTCATCGCCGAAGCCCCGTTCGGGAAGTACCGCCGCCGGCTCTGGTACCTCTACGAGTGGCTCACTGAAAAACGCCTCCCGCTCGACGACATGACTAGCGGCAACTACATCGATCTGTTGCCTCCGGAGGAATACTTCACGGCGCCGCGTGGCCGGCGTGCGCCCCGGCAACGCATCAACGACAACCTTCTCGGATTCCGGTCTTTCGCGCCTCTGGTGCGGCGGACGCCCGATCTCGAGACCTTCGCCGCGGCGAACATGGGGGAGCGATGTGCCGCGTTGATCGCTGACTGCCCCGCCGATGTCCTCGCTCGTGCCCTAGCCTACCTTTACACGAAAGAGACCAAGAGCTCGTTTGCCATTGAGCGTGAGGAGCCGTCGCCTGACCGGACGGAACGGTTCGTCGAGTTGCTTGGTCGGGCCCATCGCGAGAACTGGTGTGAAAAGGCGAAGCTCGTGTCACTCCAGAATGCGATCGTCGATCCTCGCTACCGGGAATCGGACTACCGCTCCGTCCAGAACTACGTCGGCGAATCGGTGTCGTTCGGCCAGGAACGCGTTCATCATGTCTGCCCGCGACCGGAGCAAGTGTCGTCACTCATGGCGGGGCTCATCGCCGCCGACGGGAGGCTCCGCGAGGCGGCGATTCATCCGGTGATCCACGCGGCGGCGATCGGCTACGGCTTCGTCTTCACGCATCCCTTCGATGATGGCAACGGCCGCATCCACCGCTTCCTGATCCACAACGTCCTCGCCATCCGGGGCTTCACGCCGCAGGAAATCATCGTGCCAGTGTCGGCGGCGATGCTCCGCGACCCGCAGGCCTACGATGCGTCTCTCGAAGCCTTTTCGCGGCCGTTGCTCGAGATCGTCGATTACTCCCTCGACGCTGAGGGGCAGATGACGGTTCGCAGTGACCGTTCCGAGTGGTATCGCTTCCCCGATCTGACGCGGCAGGCCGAGGCCCTCTTCCGGTTCGTGGAGCAGACGATCGAGAGGGATCTCCCGGAGGAGCTCGCCTTCCTGAAAGGCTACGACCGCACGAAGCGTCTCATGCAGGAGGTGGTCGATCTTCCCGCGCGGAAGCTCGACCTCTTCATTCGCCTCTGCCAGCAAAACGGCGGCACGCTCTCGGCGGCGAAGCGACAGTCACAATTTTCCCTGCTCCGCGACGACGAGATCGCTCGTCTCGAGGATGCGGTGCGGAAGGGATTCGCCCCGCCAGACGGCGGCGGACCGTCGTGA